The following are encoded in a window of Fusarium oxysporum f. sp. lycopersici 4287 chromosome 5, whole genome shotgun sequence genomic DNA:
- a CDS encoding ATP-dependent RNA helicase eIF4A has translation MADKGLEDVPEGQIESNYDETVDSFDDMNLKSELLRGVYAYGFERPSAIQQRAIMPVIKGHDVIAQAQSGTGKTATFSISVLQKIDTNVKQCQALILAPTRELAQQIQKVVVAIGDFMQIECHACIGGTSVREDMKALQDGPQVVVGTPGRVQDMIQRRFLKTDSMKMFVLDEADEMLSRGFTEQIYDIFQLLPQSTQVVLLSATMPQDVLEVTTKFMRDPVRILVKKDELTLEGIKQFYIAVEKEEWKLDTLSDLYETVTITQAVIFCNTRRKVDWLTDKLTARDFTVSAMHGDMDQAQRDLIMKEFRSGSSRVLIATDLLARGIDVQQVSLVINYDLPANRENYIHRIGRGGRFGRKGVAINFVTAEDVRMMREIEQFYSTQIEEMPMNVADLI, from the exons ATGGCTGACAAGGGTCTTGAGGATGTCCCCGAGG GACAGATCGAGTCCAACTACGACGAGACTGTCGACTCCTTCGATGACATGAACCTCAAGTCTGAGCTCCTCCGAGGTG TCTATGCCTACGGTTTCGAGCGTCCCTCTGCTATCCAGCAGCGTGCTATCATGCCCGTTATCAAGGGTCACGATGTCATTGCTCAGGCCCAGTCCGGTACTGGAAAGACCGCCACCTTCTCTATCTCTGTTCTCCAGAAGATCGACACCAACGTCAAGCAGTGCCAGGCTCTGATCCTTGCCCCTACCCGTGAGCTTGCTCAGCAGATCCAGAAGGTCGTTGTTGCCATCGGAGATTTTATGCAAATCGAGTGCCACGCTTGTATCGGTGGTACCAGTGTCCGTGAGGATATGAAGGCCCTTCAGGACGGTCCTCAGGTTGTTGTCGGTACTCCCGGTCGTGTTCAGGACATGATCCAGCGCCGTTTCCTCAAGACCGACAGCATGAAGATGTTCGTTCTCGACGAGGCCGATGAGATGCTTTCT CGCGGTTTCACCGAGCAGATCTACGATatcttccagcttctccCCCAGTCCACTCAGGTCGTCCTTCTCTCTGCTACCATGCCCCAGGACGTTCTTGAGGTCACCACCAAGTTCATGCGTGACCCTGTCCGCATCTTGGTCAAGAAGGACGAGCTTACCCTGGAGGGTATCAAGCAGTTCTATATTGCcgtcgagaaggaggagtgGAAGTTGGACACCCTCTCCGATTTGTACGAGACCGTCACCATTACCCAGGCTGTTATCTTCTGCAACACCCGCAGAAAGGTTGACTGGCTCACCGATAAGCTCACTGCTCGTGATTTCACCGTCTCCGCCATGCACGGTGACATGGACCAGGCTCAGCGTGACCTGATCATGAAGGAGTTCCGATCCGGCTCTTCTCGTGTCCTGATCGCCACTGATCTCTTGGCCCGTGGTATCGATGTTCAACAGGTTTCCCTGGTCATCAACTATGATCTCCCTGCCAACCGTGAGAACTACATTCATCGAATTGGTCGTGGTGGTCGTTTCGGCCGAAAGGGTGTCGCCATCAACTTCGTCACCGCTGAGGACGTCCGCATGATGCGTGAGATTGAGCAGTTCTACAGCACCCAGATTGAGGAGATGCCCATGAACGTTGCCGACCTCATCTAA
- a CDS encoding DNA polymerase theta subunit codes for MKSMRGLLHTTSVETTNEQKTTFATTSVAGHKRSISTAEEHHFRASTSRATVQFQRAVSLPSAPPRISASRIVRLDERVGPSEYSQRRAIAATPTSSCDPELELSHSTYSLPQQLVDNFASLGIKQIYPWQKSCLKGPGLLTGEKNLVYCAPTGGGKSLVADVLMLKRILEEKGTKALLVLPYVALVQEKVRWLRSVVQGLHFASETTIDDDKRIWRRRADENTVRVIGFFGGGKVRATWADFDIGVCTLEKANALVNTAIDDCSISKLRAVVLDELHMVDDDHRGYLLELVATKLLSLEQRVQIVGMSATLPNMDMMARWLEGHCYETRYRPVPIEEHLVYDGNIYPAGSTSSLIKTATQLNSRSTQTQAQMRPIRRIEPSTHKELRDPVLNAVVTLAHETAFAGFGALVFAGSRGMCESDARWISRAMPQPHELKADVVDRRMDLLGELRSLNTGVDPVLEETVLYGVAFHHAGLTTEERDLIAAAYDSGTLLVCVATCSLAAGINLPARRVILHNCRMGREFVGPSMLRQMRGRAGRQGKASIGETYLCSRENDLEQVVELMNAELPPVASCLNTENRRIQRALLEVISIRLATSRESIMDYFSKSLLSHTHSAKFVNDCITSSLEEIESMGFVTSDSLSMFTATQLGRAIVASAIDPDDGVFVHNELGRALQAFVMDGEMHVLYTFTPVQEFGVMVNWQVFRNEMDGLDESGLRVLRLLGIKPTTILKLAQGATLRETTPEERQVARVHRRFYLALQLRDLCNEIPIHIVARKYDVPRGMVQNLSQTCQGFAAGMIKFCEQMSWGVMAAALEHFSDRLVAGARADLLALAKIPFIKSRTARVFWENGFRTVATIANADPTELLPILMQAQPNKIRLKGKDNEKYEEKLLVKAKVISDAASKIWKLQMQAEMEEE; via the exons ATGAAGAGCATGCGAGGGTTACTACACACAACCAGTGTCGAAACTACAAATGAACAAAAGACTACATTCGCTACCACTTCTGTTGCTGGACACAAAAGAAGTATATCAACCGCTGAAGAACACCACTTCAGGGCTTCTACCTCTCGGGCAACTGTTCAGTTTCAGCGAGCCGTCAGTCTCCCCTCTGCCCCTCCTAGAATTTCTGCGAGTCGCATTGTTCGTCTCGATGAGCGAGTCGGGCCCTCTGAGTATTCTCAGCGGAGGGCTATTGCTGCGACTCCTACATCGTCTTGTGATCCTGAACTCGAATTAAGCCATTCTACATATAGTCTTCCTCAACAGCTGGTTGATAATTTTGCTTCACTTGGCATAAAACAAATATACCCGTGGCAAAAATCTTGCCTCAAAGGCCCCGGGCTTCTGACAGGAGAAAAGAACCTTGTATATTGTGCACCAACTGGCGGTGGCAAATCTCTTGTGGCTGACG TGCTCATGCTGAAAAGAATTCTGGAAGAAAAGGGAACAAAAGCCCTCCTTGTGTTACCATATGTTGCTTTGGTTCAAGAGAAAGTTCGTTGGCTTCGTAGTGTGGTACAAGGCTTACACTTCGCCTCTGAAACAACAATCGATGACGACAAACGCATCTGGCGTAGACGAGCTGATGAAAACACAGTCCGTGTCATTGGTTTCTTTGGGGGTGGAAAAGTTCGAGCAACTTGGGCTGATTTTGATATTGGCGTGTGCACGTTGGAGAAG GCAAACGCACTCGTGAATACGGCTATTGACGACTGTTCGATCTCCAAGCTCCGCGCGGTCGTGCTTGATGAGTTACacatggttgatgatgatcatcGAGGCTATTTGTTAGAACTCGTGGCGACCAAACTGCTCAGCCTGGAGCAGCGTGTACAAATCGTGGGCATGAGTGCCACTCTCCCG AACATGGATATGATGGCTCGATGGCTCGAAGGGCATTGTTACGAAACTCGGTATCGACCGGTTCCTATCGAGGAACATCTCGTGTATGACGGCAATATTTATCCTGCAGGTTCTACAAGCAGTCTCATCAAAACAGCTACACAGCTGAACAGTCGGTCTACACAGACACAGGCACAGATGAGACCCATCCGGCGAATCGAACCATCCACCCACAAGGAGCTTCGCGACCCAGTATTAAATGCAGTGGTCACACTTGCTCACGAGACCGCTTTTGCTGGTTTCGGTGCCCTCGTCTTTGCCGGGAGTCGTGGCATGTGCGAGTCTGACGCACGATGGATTAGTCGGGCTATGCCCCAGCCACatgagctcaaggctgaCGTTGTTGACAGGAGGATGGACTTGCTGGGAGAGCTTCGCAGTCTTAACACTGGGGTTGATCCGGTATTGGAAGAGACGGTCCTTTATGGCGTTGCATTTCATC AT GCTGGCTTGACGACTGAAGAGAGAGATCTCATAGCGGCAGCTTACGATTCTGGAACACTATTAGTGTGCGTCGCGACCTGCAGTCTGGCTGCTGGTATCAACCT GCCGGCAAGACGGGTGATTTTACACAACTGTCGAATGGGGCGCGAATTTGTTGGACCATCGATGCTCAGGCAAATGCGAGGGCGAGCTGGAAGACAGGGGAAAGCATCTATCGGTGAAACATATCTCTGCAGCCGCGAAAATGACCTCGAGCAAGTTGTAGAGCTCATGAATGCGGAGCTGCCACCTGTCGCCAGCTGTCTTAACACTGAGAATCGACGTATCCAACG TGCACTGCTAGAAGTCATATCCATACGCTTAGCTACGAGTCGTGAGTCCATTATGGACTACTTCTCAAAGTCTCTGTTGAGCCATACTCATAGCGCCAAGTTTGTCAATGATTGTATCACCTCAAGCTTGGAAGAGATAGAATCAATGGGTTTTGTGACCTCCGATTCCTTGTCCATGTTCACGGCGACACAACTAGGTAGGGCAATTGTGGCATCAGCTATCGATCCCGACGATGGTGTATTTGTCCATAACGAACTCGGTCGGGCACTCCAAGCATTTGTCATGGATGGCGAGATGCACGTCTTATACACGTTCACACCAGTCCAAGAATTTGGGGTTATGGTGAACTGGCAGGTCTTTCGGAATGAAATGGATGGTCTGGACGAGAGTGGTTTACGGGTGCTGAGGCTTCTGGGCATCAAACCTACCACAATACTCAAGCT TGCTCAAGGTGCCACACTCCGTGAGACTACGCCAGAGGAGAGGCAGGTTGCTCGAGTACATCGACGCTTTTATCTCGCTCTCCAACTGCGGGATCTGTGTAACGAGATTCCTATACACATAGTGGCACGCAAATACGACGTGCCTCGTGGAATGGTTCAGAATCTTTCGCAGACTTGTCAAGGCTTCGCTGCAGGAATGATCAAGTTCTGTGAACAGATGAGCTGGGG AGTAATGGCCGCAGCTCTTGAACATTTTTCAGACAGGCTCGTGGCTGGTGCAAGAGCTGACCTATTAGCCTTGGCAAAGATTCCCTTCATCAAGAGCCGAACAGC GCGAGTATTTTGGGAGAACGGTTTTCGTACCGTGGCAACGATCGCGAATGCAGATCCTACAGAGCTACTTCCTATATTGATGCAG GCTCAACCAAACAAGATCCGTCTAAAAGGTAAAGACAATGAGAAATACGAAGAGAAACTTCTTGTCAAGGCCAAAGTCATATCGGATGCTGCAAGCAAGATTTGGA AACTCCAAATGCAGGCagagatggaggaggagtag
- a CDS encoding DNA polymerase theta subunit, with translation MKSMRGLLHTTSVETTNEQKTTFATTSVAGHKRSISTAEEHHFRASTSRATVQFQRAVSLPSAPPRISASRIVRLDERVGPSEYSQRRAIAATPTSSCDPELELSHSTYSLPQQLVDNFASLGIKQIYPWQKSCLKGPGLLTGEKNLVYCAPTGGGKSLVADVLMLKRILEEKGTKALLVLPYVALVQEKVRWLRSVVQGLHFASETTIDDDKRIWRRRADENTVRVIGFFGGGKVRATWADFDIGVCTLEKANALVNTAIDDCSISKLRAVVLDELHMVDDDHRGYLLELVATKLLSLEQRVQIVGMSATLPNMDMMARWLEGHCYETRYRPVPIEEHLVYDGNIYPAGSTSSLIKTATQLNSRSTQTQAQMRPIRRIEPSTHKELRDPVLNAVVTLAHETAFAGFGALVFAGSRGMCESDARWISRAMPQPHELKADVVDRRMDLLGELRSLNTGVDPVLEETVLYGVAFHHAGLTTEERDLIAAAYDSGTLLVCVATCSLAAGINLPARRVILHNCRMGREFVGPSMLRQMRGRAGRQGKASIGETYLCSRENDLEQVVELMNAELPPVASCLNTENRRIQRALLEVISIRLATSRESIMDYFSKSLLSHTHSAKFVNDCITSSLEEIESMGFVTSDSLSMFTATQLGRAIVASAIDPDDGVFVHNELGRALQAFVMDGEMHVLYTFTPVQEFGVMVNWQVFRNEMDGLDESGLRVLRLLGIKPTTILKLAQGATLRETTPEERQVARVHRRFYLALQLRDLCNEIPIHIVARKYDVPRGMVQNLSQTCQGFAAGMIKFCEQMSWGVMAAALEHFSDRLVAGARADLLALAKIPFIKSRTARVFWENGFRTVATIANADPTELLPILMQAQPNKIRLKGKDNEKYEEKLLVKAKVISDAASKIWSELS, from the exons ATGAAGAGCATGCGAGGGTTACTACACACAACCAGTGTCGAAACTACAAATGAACAAAAGACTACATTCGCTACCACTTCTGTTGCTGGACACAAAAGAAGTATATCAACCGCTGAAGAACACCACTTCAGGGCTTCTACCTCTCGGGCAACTGTTCAGTTTCAGCGAGCCGTCAGTCTCCCCTCTGCCCCTCCTAGAATTTCTGCGAGTCGCATTGTTCGTCTCGATGAGCGAGTCGGGCCCTCTGAGTATTCTCAGCGGAGGGCTATTGCTGCGACTCCTACATCGTCTTGTGATCCTGAACTCGAATTAAGCCATTCTACATATAGTCTTCCTCAACAGCTGGTTGATAATTTTGCTTCACTTGGCATAAAACAAATATACCCGTGGCAAAAATCTTGCCTCAAAGGCCCCGGGCTTCTGACAGGAGAAAAGAACCTTGTATATTGTGCACCAACTGGCGGTGGCAAATCTCTTGTGGCTGACG TGCTCATGCTGAAAAGAATTCTGGAAGAAAAGGGAACAAAAGCCCTCCTTGTGTTACCATATGTTGCTTTGGTTCAAGAGAAAGTTCGTTGGCTTCGTAGTGTGGTACAAGGCTTACACTTCGCCTCTGAAACAACAATCGATGACGACAAACGCATCTGGCGTAGACGAGCTGATGAAAACACAGTCCGTGTCATTGGTTTCTTTGGGGGTGGAAAAGTTCGAGCAACTTGGGCTGATTTTGATATTGGCGTGTGCACGTTGGAGAAG GCAAACGCACTCGTGAATACGGCTATTGACGACTGTTCGATCTCCAAGCTCCGCGCGGTCGTGCTTGATGAGTTACacatggttgatgatgatcatcGAGGCTATTTGTTAGAACTCGTGGCGACCAAACTGCTCAGCCTGGAGCAGCGTGTACAAATCGTGGGCATGAGTGCCACTCTCCCG AACATGGATATGATGGCTCGATGGCTCGAAGGGCATTGTTACGAAACTCGGTATCGACCGGTTCCTATCGAGGAACATCTCGTGTATGACGGCAATATTTATCCTGCAGGTTCTACAAGCAGTCTCATCAAAACAGCTACACAGCTGAACAGTCGGTCTACACAGACACAGGCACAGATGAGACCCATCCGGCGAATCGAACCATCCACCCACAAGGAGCTTCGCGACCCAGTATTAAATGCAGTGGTCACACTTGCTCACGAGACCGCTTTTGCTGGTTTCGGTGCCCTCGTCTTTGCCGGGAGTCGTGGCATGTGCGAGTCTGACGCACGATGGATTAGTCGGGCTATGCCCCAGCCACatgagctcaaggctgaCGTTGTTGACAGGAGGATGGACTTGCTGGGAGAGCTTCGCAGTCTTAACACTGGGGTTGATCCGGTATTGGAAGAGACGGTCCTTTATGGCGTTGCATTTCATC AT GCTGGCTTGACGACTGAAGAGAGAGATCTCATAGCGGCAGCTTACGATTCTGGAACACTATTAGTGTGCGTCGCGACCTGCAGTCTGGCTGCTGGTATCAACCT GCCGGCAAGACGGGTGATTTTACACAACTGTCGAATGGGGCGCGAATTTGTTGGACCATCGATGCTCAGGCAAATGCGAGGGCGAGCTGGAAGACAGGGGAAAGCATCTATCGGTGAAACATATCTCTGCAGCCGCGAAAATGACCTCGAGCAAGTTGTAGAGCTCATGAATGCGGAGCTGCCACCTGTCGCCAGCTGTCTTAACACTGAGAATCGACGTATCCAACG TGCACTGCTAGAAGTCATATCCATACGCTTAGCTACGAGTCGTGAGTCCATTATGGACTACTTCTCAAAGTCTCTGTTGAGCCATACTCATAGCGCCAAGTTTGTCAATGATTGTATCACCTCAAGCTTGGAAGAGATAGAATCAATGGGTTTTGTGACCTCCGATTCCTTGTCCATGTTCACGGCGACACAACTAGGTAGGGCAATTGTGGCATCAGCTATCGATCCCGACGATGGTGTATTTGTCCATAACGAACTCGGTCGGGCACTCCAAGCATTTGTCATGGATGGCGAGATGCACGTCTTATACACGTTCACACCAGTCCAAGAATTTGGGGTTATGGTGAACTGGCAGGTCTTTCGGAATGAAATGGATGGTCTGGACGAGAGTGGTTTACGGGTGCTGAGGCTTCTGGGCATCAAACCTACCACAATACTCAAGCT TGCTCAAGGTGCCACACTCCGTGAGACTACGCCAGAGGAGAGGCAGGTTGCTCGAGTACATCGACGCTTTTATCTCGCTCTCCAACTGCGGGATCTGTGTAACGAGATTCCTATACACATAGTGGCACGCAAATACGACGTGCCTCGTGGAATGGTTCAGAATCTTTCGCAGACTTGTCAAGGCTTCGCTGCAGGAATGATCAAGTTCTGTGAACAGATGAGCTGGGG AGTAATGGCCGCAGCTCTTGAACATTTTTCAGACAGGCTCGTGGCTGGTGCAAGAGCTGACCTATTAGCCTTGGCAAAGATTCCCTTCATCAAGAGCCGAACAGC GCGAGTATTTTGGGAGAACGGTTTTCGTACCGTGGCAACGATCGCGAATGCAGATCCTACAGAGCTACTTCCTATATTGATGCAG GCTCAACCAAACAAGATCCGTCTAAAAGGTAAAGACAATGAGAAATACGAAGAGAAACTTCTTGTCAAGGCCAAAGTCATATCGGATGCTGCAAGCAAGATTTGGAGTGAGTTGTCTTGA
- a CDS encoding DNA polymerase theta subunit — protein MKSMRGLLHTTSVETTNEQKTTFATTSVAGHKRSISTAEEHHFRASTSRATVQFQRAVSLPSAPPRISASRIVRLDERVGPSEYSQRRAIAATPTSSCDPELELSHSTYSLPQQLVDNFASLGIKQIYPWQKSCLKGPGLLTGEKNLVYCAPTGGGKSLVADVLMLKRILEEKGTKALLVLPYVALVQEKVRWLRSVVQGLHFASETTIDDDKRIWRRRADENTVRVIGFFGGGKVRATWADFDIGVCTLEKANALVNTAIDDCSISKLRAVVLDELHMVDDDHRGYLLELVATKLLSLEQRVQIVGMSATLPNMDMMARWLEGHCYETRYRPVPIEEHLVYDGNIYPAGSTSSLIKTATQLNSRSTQTQAQMRPIRRIEPSTHKELRDPVLNAVVTLAHETAFAGFGALVFAGSRGMCESDARWISRAMPQPHELKADVVDRRMDLLGELRSLNTGVDPVLEETVLYGVAFHHAGLTTEERDLIAAAYDSGTLLVCVATCSLAAGINLPARRVILHNCRMGREFVGPSMLRQMRGRAGRQGKASIGETYLCSRENDLEQVVELMNAELPPVASCLNTENRRIQRALLEVISIRLATSRESIMDYFSKSLLSHTHSAKFVNDCITSSLEEIESMGFVTSDSLSMFTATQLGRAIVASAIDPDDGVFVHNELGRALQAFVMDGEMHVLYTFTPVQEFGVMVNWQVFRNEMDGLDESGLRVLRLLGIKPTTILKLAQGATLRETTPEERQVARVHRRFYLALQLRDLCNEIPIHIVARKYDVPRGMVQNLSQTCQGFAAGMIKFCEQMSWGVMAAALEHFSDRLVAGARADLLALAKIPFIKSRTARVFWENGFRTVATIANADPTELLPILMQVGVPICY, from the exons ATGAAGAGCATGCGAGGGTTACTACACACAACCAGTGTCGAAACTACAAATGAACAAAAGACTACATTCGCTACCACTTCTGTTGCTGGACACAAAAGAAGTATATCAACCGCTGAAGAACACCACTTCAGGGCTTCTACCTCTCGGGCAACTGTTCAGTTTCAGCGAGCCGTCAGTCTCCCCTCTGCCCCTCCTAGAATTTCTGCGAGTCGCATTGTTCGTCTCGATGAGCGAGTCGGGCCCTCTGAGTATTCTCAGCGGAGGGCTATTGCTGCGACTCCTACATCGTCTTGTGATCCTGAACTCGAATTAAGCCATTCTACATATAGTCTTCCTCAACAGCTGGTTGATAATTTTGCTTCACTTGGCATAAAACAAATATACCCGTGGCAAAAATCTTGCCTCAAAGGCCCCGGGCTTCTGACAGGAGAAAAGAACCTTGTATATTGTGCACCAACTGGCGGTGGCAAATCTCTTGTGGCTGACG TGCTCATGCTGAAAAGAATTCTGGAAGAAAAGGGAACAAAAGCCCTCCTTGTGTTACCATATGTTGCTTTGGTTCAAGAGAAAGTTCGTTGGCTTCGTAGTGTGGTACAAGGCTTACACTTCGCCTCTGAAACAACAATCGATGACGACAAACGCATCTGGCGTAGACGAGCTGATGAAAACACAGTCCGTGTCATTGGTTTCTTTGGGGGTGGAAAAGTTCGAGCAACTTGGGCTGATTTTGATATTGGCGTGTGCACGTTGGAGAAG GCAAACGCACTCGTGAATACGGCTATTGACGACTGTTCGATCTCCAAGCTCCGCGCGGTCGTGCTTGATGAGTTACacatggttgatgatgatcatcGAGGCTATTTGTTAGAACTCGTGGCGACCAAACTGCTCAGCCTGGAGCAGCGTGTACAAATCGTGGGCATGAGTGCCACTCTCCCG AACATGGATATGATGGCTCGATGGCTCGAAGGGCATTGTTACGAAACTCGGTATCGACCGGTTCCTATCGAGGAACATCTCGTGTATGACGGCAATATTTATCCTGCAGGTTCTACAAGCAGTCTCATCAAAACAGCTACACAGCTGAACAGTCGGTCTACACAGACACAGGCACAGATGAGACCCATCCGGCGAATCGAACCATCCACCCACAAGGAGCTTCGCGACCCAGTATTAAATGCAGTGGTCACACTTGCTCACGAGACCGCTTTTGCTGGTTTCGGTGCCCTCGTCTTTGCCGGGAGTCGTGGCATGTGCGAGTCTGACGCACGATGGATTAGTCGGGCTATGCCCCAGCCACatgagctcaaggctgaCGTTGTTGACAGGAGGATGGACTTGCTGGGAGAGCTTCGCAGTCTTAACACTGGGGTTGATCCGGTATTGGAAGAGACGGTCCTTTATGGCGTTGCATTTCATC AT GCTGGCTTGACGACTGAAGAGAGAGATCTCATAGCGGCAGCTTACGATTCTGGAACACTATTAGTGTGCGTCGCGACCTGCAGTCTGGCTGCTGGTATCAACCT GCCGGCAAGACGGGTGATTTTACACAACTGTCGAATGGGGCGCGAATTTGTTGGACCATCGATGCTCAGGCAAATGCGAGGGCGAGCTGGAAGACAGGGGAAAGCATCTATCGGTGAAACATATCTCTGCAGCCGCGAAAATGACCTCGAGCAAGTTGTAGAGCTCATGAATGCGGAGCTGCCACCTGTCGCCAGCTGTCTTAACACTGAGAATCGACGTATCCAACG TGCACTGCTAGAAGTCATATCCATACGCTTAGCTACGAGTCGTGAGTCCATTATGGACTACTTCTCAAAGTCTCTGTTGAGCCATACTCATAGCGCCAAGTTTGTCAATGATTGTATCACCTCAAGCTTGGAAGAGATAGAATCAATGGGTTTTGTGACCTCCGATTCCTTGTCCATGTTCACGGCGACACAACTAGGTAGGGCAATTGTGGCATCAGCTATCGATCCCGACGATGGTGTATTTGTCCATAACGAACTCGGTCGGGCACTCCAAGCATTTGTCATGGATGGCGAGATGCACGTCTTATACACGTTCACACCAGTCCAAGAATTTGGGGTTATGGTGAACTGGCAGGTCTTTCGGAATGAAATGGATGGTCTGGACGAGAGTGGTTTACGGGTGCTGAGGCTTCTGGGCATCAAACCTACCACAATACTCAAGCT TGCTCAAGGTGCCACACTCCGTGAGACTACGCCAGAGGAGAGGCAGGTTGCTCGAGTACATCGACGCTTTTATCTCGCTCTCCAACTGCGGGATCTGTGTAACGAGATTCCTATACACATAGTGGCACGCAAATACGACGTGCCTCGTGGAATGGTTCAGAATCTTTCGCAGACTTGTCAAGGCTTCGCTGCAGGAATGATCAAGTTCTGTGAACAGATGAGCTGGGG AGTAATGGCCGCAGCTCTTGAACATTTTTCAGACAGGCTCGTGGCTGGTGCAAGAGCTGACCTATTAGCCTTGGCAAAGATTCCCTTCATCAAGAGCCGAACAGC GCGAGTATTTTGGGAGAACGGTTTTCGTACCGTGGCAACGATCGCGAATGCAGATCCTACAGAGCTACTTCCTATATTGATGCAGGTTGGTGTTCCGATCTGTTATTGA